In a genomic window of [Empedobacter] haloabium:
- a CDS encoding anti-sigma factor: MNIRDNPELRDRLAAEYVLGTLKGAARRRFEGWLHGDAALRRLVQEWHARLVPLGEFSGERAPRERVWRAIERRLHLEPPPKRWQFWHRDPLQWWRTLGLTGTAAATALALVLALQRPAQVDTVATLADERAQAALLVTADYRNGTVAVRVLGQTAVPDERTLQLWAITQQGTPRSLGILDDKGSAQFPVNERALGDDVAMLAVSVEPRGGSPNPNAPTGPVLYKGSWVRLL, encoded by the coding sequence GTGAACATCCGCGACAATCCGGAACTGCGCGACCGCCTCGCGGCCGAATACGTGCTGGGCACTTTGAAGGGCGCTGCCCGGCGCCGCTTCGAAGGCTGGCTGCATGGCGACGCGGCGCTGCGCCGCCTGGTGCAGGAGTGGCACGCGCGCCTGGTGCCGCTGGGGGAATTCAGCGGCGAGCGGGCACCGCGTGAACGGGTCTGGCGCGCCATCGAGCGGCGCCTGCACCTCGAACCGCCGCCGAAGCGCTGGCAGTTCTGGCACCGCGACCCGCTGCAGTGGTGGCGCACGCTGGGCCTGACCGGGACCGCCGCCGCCACGGCGCTGGCGCTGGTGCTGGCGCTGCAACGGCCGGCGCAGGTGGACACGGTGGCCACGCTGGCGGACGAGCGCGCCCAGGCCGCCTTGCTCGTCACCGCGGATTACCGCAACGGCACCGTCGCCGTGCGCGTGCTGGGCCAGACCGCCGTGCCGGACGAACGCACGCTGCAGCTGTGGGCCATCACCCAACAGGGCACGCCACGCTCGCTGGGCATCCTGGACGACAAAGGCAGCGCCCAGTTCCCGGTGAACGAGCGCGCGCTGGGCGACGACGTGGCGATGCTGGCCGTCAGCGTGGAGCCGAGAGGCGGCTCGCCCAATCCGAATGCGCCGACCGGGCCGGTGCTGTACAAGGGTAGTTGGGTAAGGCTGTTGTAG
- a CDS encoding sigma-70 family RNA polymerase sigma factor: MPYDTPNDPDQLRTWLLGAARRDARAFQALYAATSPKLFGFALRILRKHELAEEALQDAFVSIWHAAGTYQASLAAPMTWMAAIVRDKALDILRRAGSAPDIDAARFDAEVMSHMDDTGAGPAQALQASSEARALAHCMAALERAQRQAIGLAFFHDLSHGEVAQQLALPTGTVKTWIRRGLAKLKTCLAREGL, translated from the coding sequence GTGCCCTACGACACTCCCAACGACCCGGACCAGCTGCGCACGTGGCTGCTCGGCGCGGCCCGGCGCGACGCGCGGGCGTTCCAGGCGCTGTATGCGGCCACGTCCCCGAAACTGTTCGGCTTCGCGCTGCGTATATTGCGCAAGCACGAGCTGGCCGAGGAGGCGCTGCAGGACGCCTTCGTCTCGATCTGGCACGCCGCCGGCACCTACCAGGCGTCGCTGGCGGCGCCGATGACATGGATGGCGGCGATCGTGCGCGACAAGGCGCTCGACATCCTGCGCCGCGCGGGCAGCGCGCCGGACATCGATGCGGCCCGATTCGACGCGGAAGTCATGAGCCATATGGACGATACCGGTGCGGGCCCGGCCCAGGCGCTGCAGGCCAGCAGCGAAGCACGCGCGCTGGCCCACTGCATGGCCGCGCTGGAGCGCGCGCAGCGCCAGGCGATCGGCCTGGCGTTCTTCCATGACCTGTCGCACGGCGAGGTGGCGCAGCAGCTCGCGCTGCCGACCGGCACCGTCAAGACGTGGATCCGCCGTGGCCTGGCGAAGCTGAAGACATGCCTGGCGCGGGAGGGGCTGTGA
- a CDS encoding cyanophycinase has protein sequence MRKRSFNWFSFLAILLAAALAHLPATAQEPDTLKPPPEATAPEKPLPVAKGSLVIIGGGLRGDNADVWSKIVSLAGGRGARIAVFPSASGTPEKAAEIIIGYLKKYGADAFAVPVAIRLAGSDYRKAAEDAALAEKIRKSGGVYFAGGDQSRITKALVREDGTRTAALEAVWDLYRRGGVVAGTSAGAAIMSSTMFHNPRAILPMLRSGITDGQEVAPGLGFIGDDVFVDQHLLVRGRFARMIPAMLTKNYKLGLGIDEDSAFVINAQREVEVIGYSGGLLIDTSQAVWDKSKPDFNVSNVRISYLDRGDRFNIITHSFTPAPDKAGGRIEPGREALRGPVYSNDILGNHAVVQLMERLIDSDQEEAIGVASGNPRGTTPEIGFEFRFTKTPESVGYISGIAEAYSVLNIRLDVRPIDIPRPLYKYR, from the coding sequence ATGCGCAAGCGGTCGTTCAACTGGTTTTCTTTCCTAGCCATCCTGCTCGCCGCCGCGCTGGCCCACCTGCCCGCCACCGCCCAGGAACCAGACACCCTCAAGCCCCCACCCGAAGCCACCGCCCCCGAAAAGCCGCTGCCCGTCGCCAAAGGCTCGCTCGTCATCATCGGCGGCGGCCTGCGCGGCGACAACGCGGACGTGTGGTCGAAGATCGTCAGCCTGGCCGGCGGCCGCGGCGCCCGCATCGCCGTGTTCCCGTCCGCCTCCGGCACGCCGGAGAAGGCGGCCGAGATCATCATCGGCTACCTGAAGAAATACGGCGCCGACGCCTTTGCCGTGCCGGTGGCGATCCGGCTGGCCGGCAGCGACTACCGCAAGGCCGCCGAGGATGCGGCGCTGGCCGAGAAGATCCGCAAGTCCGGCGGCGTGTATTTCGCCGGCGGCGACCAGAGCCGCATCACCAAGGCGCTGGTGCGCGAGGACGGCACCCGCACGGCGGCGCTGGAGGCGGTGTGGGACCTGTACCGCCGCGGCGGGGTCGTCGCCGGCACCAGCGCCGGTGCGGCGATCATGAGCAGCACGATGTTCCACAATCCGCGCGCCATCCTGCCGATGCTGCGCAGCGGGATCACGGACGGGCAGGAGGTCGCGCCGGGGCTGGGCTTCATCGGCGACGACGTGTTCGTCGACCAGCATTTATTGGTGCGCGGCCGCTTCGCGCGCATGATTCCCGCCATGCTGACCAAGAACTACAAGCTGGGCCTGGGCATCGACGAGGACAGCGCCTTCGTCATCAACGCCCAGCGCGAGGTGGAGGTGATCGGCTACAGCGGCGGTCTGCTGATCGATACGTCGCAGGCGGTATGGGACAAGAGCAAGCCGGACTTCAACGTCAGCAACGTGCGGATCAGCTACCTGGACCGGGGCGACCGCTTCAACATCATCACGCACAGCTTCACGCCGGCGCCGGACAAGGCGGGCGGCCGTATCGAGCCGGGCCGCGAGGCGCTGCGCGGTCCCGTCTACAGCAACGACATCCTGGGGAACCATGCCGTGGTCCAGCTGATGGAGCGGCTGATCGACAGCGACCAGGAGGAGGCGATCGGCGTCGCCAGCGGCAATCCGCGCGGCACCACGCCGGAAATCGGCTTCGAGTTCCGCTTCACCAAGACGCCGGAAAGCGTGGGCTATATCTCCGGCATTGCCGAGGCCTATTCGGTGCTCAACATCAGGCTCGACGTGCGGCCGATCGACATCCCGCGCCCCCTGTATAAATATCGCTGA